A single Populus alba chromosome 7, ASM523922v2, whole genome shotgun sequence DNA region contains:
- the LOC118050554 gene encoding uncharacterized protein has product MSNRKKPTAAKNEEEDPVDQLLQSAQDELLLKLSVDSHMSRVSPDYLLPDLDRRFQALKSRPHTTTIQSSTIISKSRPSKSQDDVDPDDLFARFAALKAPNNTTSSSTVSGPGGFDQGGDGDEEDEVEKIIRWAKDSSRLDHSPPSDEDEDEDDHDDEDEDDHDDSDNDDKGGNVRVKGHHRK; this is encoded by the coding sequence ATGAGCAACAGAAAGAAACCCACCGCagcaaaaaatgaagaagaagacccaGTGGATCAACTTCTTCAATCAGCACAAGACGAGTTGCTTCTAAAACTCTCTGTCGATTCTCACATGTCTCGTGTCTCTCCTGATTACCTCCTCCCTGATCTTGACCGTCGATTCCAAGCCCTCAAATCCAGACCACACACCACCACCATTCAATCCTCAACCATCATCTCCAAATCACGACCGTCTAAATCTCAAGATGATGTTGACCCTGATGATCTGTTTGCTAGATTTGCTGCTCTCAAAGCTCCTAATAACACGACCAGCAGCAGTACTGTTTCGGGTCCTGGTGGATTTGATCAAGGAGGTGATGGAGACGAAGAAGATGAGGTTGAGAAGATTATTAGGTGGGCCAAGGACTCTTCTCGTCTCGACCATTCTCCACCGTCtgatgaggatgaggatgaAGATGATCATGATGATGAGGATGAAGATGATCATGATGATAGTGATAACGACGACAAGGGGGGTAATGTTCGCGTAAAGGGTCATCATCGGAAATAG